A single Tuberibacillus sp. Marseille-P3662 DNA region contains:
- a CDS encoding acetyl-CoA carboxylase biotin carboxylase subunit codes for MNRVLIANRGEIALRIIRTCQKLNLETVAIFSEADRELPFVKEADHAFSLGESHPQKSYLNIERIMQAIRDSGADAVHPGYGFLSENPAFAREIEKAGITFIGPDPSIIDLMGDKVKARLTMQAAGVPVVPGSDWALEDAHAATRLADKIGYPVMLKASAGGGGIGMQLCTSSAELEAAFQSNQKRAQTYFGRPDMFLEKAIENGRHVEVQIFGDSFGHIVHLYERDCSVQRRNQKVIEESPSPFISETTREKITAAASAAGKHVGYTNAGTVEFIVDEAENFYFLEMNTRLQVEHPVTEAITGDDLVEWQIDVAQGKPLSKVQTDIHAQGHAIEYRLYAEDPVSFLPSPGKIRTLTWPNINDVRIDDGYQAGSTVTPFYDPMIAKIIIRGDDRSDVLAKSQYFFDQLTVDGIKTNAPLFKKLLSGSEFSRGHYTTHMLHDMKEESQ; via the coding sequence TTGAACAGAGTATTAATTGCTAACAGAGGTGAAATCGCCCTTAGAATCATTCGAACTTGCCAAAAACTCAACCTTGAAACCGTGGCTATTTTTTCAGAAGCTGATCGTGAATTACCGTTTGTTAAAGAGGCTGATCACGCTTTTTCACTCGGGGAATCTCATCCGCAAAAATCTTATTTAAATATTGAAAGGATTATGCAGGCAATCAGGGATTCTGGAGCGGACGCTGTCCATCCTGGATACGGATTTTTGTCTGAAAATCCTGCTTTTGCCCGTGAAATTGAAAAAGCCGGGATTACTTTTATTGGCCCTGATCCATCCATTATTGATCTAATGGGTGATAAAGTCAAAGCGCGCCTGACCATGCAGGCCGCTGGGGTTCCTGTTGTCCCAGGGAGTGACTGGGCTTTAGAAGATGCTCATGCAGCGACCCGCTTAGCGGATAAGATAGGGTACCCTGTAATGCTTAAAGCGAGTGCAGGTGGGGGTGGGATTGGCATGCAATTATGTACTTCGTCCGCCGAACTCGAAGCAGCGTTTCAATCAAACCAAAAACGGGCGCAGACTTATTTTGGCCGGCCAGATATGTTTTTAGAAAAAGCGATTGAAAACGGTCGTCATGTTGAAGTACAGATATTTGGCGACAGCTTTGGACATATTGTTCACCTATATGAAAGAGATTGTTCAGTACAGCGCAGAAATCAAAAAGTGATTGAGGAATCCCCGTCACCCTTTATTTCCGAAACCACGCGTGAAAAGATAACAGCTGCGGCGTCCGCCGCAGGCAAGCATGTCGGCTACACCAATGCGGGAACAGTTGAATTCATTGTGGATGAAGCTGAAAACTTTTACTTTCTAGAAATGAATACACGTCTGCAAGTCGAACATCCGGTAACGGAAGCTATTACGGGTGACGACCTTGTCGAATGGCAGATAGATGTGGCTCAAGGCAAGCCGTTATCCAAGGTGCAGACGGATATTCATGCGCAGGGACATGCGATTGAATACCGGTTATATGCGGAGGATCCAGTGTCATTCTTACCTTCTCCGGGAAAGATTCGGACTTTGACCTGGCCTAATATTAACGACGTCCGTATTGATGACGGCTATCAAGCTGGCTCCACAGTGACGCCTTTTTATGACCCGATGATTGCTAAAATCATTATTAGAGGTGACGACCGTTCTGACGTGTTAGCAAAAAGCCAGTATTTTTTCGACCAACTCACGGTTGATGGAATTAAAACCAACGCTCCGTTATTTAAAAAACTACTTAGCGGCTCTGAATTTAGTCGAGGCCATTATACAACACACATGCTTCACGATATGAAGGAGGAATCACAATGA
- a CDS encoding N-acetyltransferase: MKTNSVQRLLINFKTLEEFKKFREYGAQELSMLEDLEANFIENDSESPFYGIYFGDKLVARMSLYKVNKKYDSYFEPPQDYLELWKVEVLPGYQGQKYGRALIDFAKSFNLPIKTNARNQSHHFWDKMEFEPITYNTQRDRGENPYVWFPSGVTEQSL; this comes from the coding sequence ATGAAAACGAATTCTGTCCAACGACTGTTAATTAATTTCAAAACCCTAGAAGAATTTAAAAAGTTCCGTGAGTACGGCGCTCAGGAACTATCCATGTTAGAAGACCTTGAGGCCAATTTTATTGAAAATGACAGCGAATCCCCATTTTATGGGATTTATTTCGGGGACAAATTGGTCGCACGTATGAGTCTATATAAAGTCAATAAAAAGTACGACTCTTATTTCGAACCACCACAAGATTACCTTGAACTTTGGAAAGTCGAGGTTTTACCTGGTTATCAAGGTCAAAAATACGGTAGAGCATTGATTGATTTCGCGAAATCCTTCAACCTTCCCATTAAAACAAATGCTCGAAATCAATCCCATCACTTTTGGGACAAAATGGAATTTGAACCGATCACTTATAACACACAAAGAGATCGTGGTGAAAATCCTTACGTTTGGTTCCCTAGTGGTGTTACAGAGCAATCTCTGTAA
- a CDS encoding RsfA family transcriptional regulator, whose protein sequence is MSTVRQDAWNHDEDLLLAETVLRHIREGGTQLGAFEEVGQKLSRTSAACGFRWNSLVRKNYESAITVAKNKRKEQHAAQKKLKQPLSDEKRSQSTEGQSESRASAAKAGDNEQAFNLSSIIDYLQQLKNNELDSYDLEKENKTLKKQLEHMKKEKSELSQTLQTVERQYQEIEAEYQKMLSVMDRARKMMGLQDEDSISNEEQKMPEKINK, encoded by the coding sequence ATGAGTACCGTTAGGCAGGATGCTTGGAATCATGATGAAGATTTATTGCTTGCCGAAACCGTCTTACGACATATACGTGAAGGTGGCACACAGCTCGGTGCTTTTGAAGAAGTTGGTCAGAAGTTATCGCGAACCTCTGCAGCTTGTGGATTTCGATGGAATTCCCTGGTGCGAAAAAATTATGAATCAGCGATTACTGTAGCGAAGAATAAGCGAAAAGAACAGCATGCAGCCCAAAAAAAGTTGAAACAGCCGTTGTCAGATGAAAAACGGTCTCAATCAACTGAGGGTCAGAGTGAATCACGCGCCTCAGCAGCAAAAGCAGGGGACAATGAACAGGCGTTCAACTTATCATCTATCATAGACTATCTGCAACAGCTAAAAAATAATGAGTTGGACAGCTATGATTTAGAAAAGGAAAATAAAACGCTAAAAAAACAATTGGAGCATATGAAAAAAGAAAAATCGGAGTTATCACAGACGTTGCAAACAGTTGAGCGACAATATCAAGAGATTGAGGCAGAATATCAGAAAATGCTGTCTGTTATGGATCGAGCTAGAAAGATGATGGGTCTTCAAGATGAAGACAGTATTTCAAACGAAGAACAAAAGATGCCTGAAAAGATCAATAAATAA
- the rpmF gene encoding 50S ribosomal protein L32 → MAVPKRRTSTTRKNKRRTHLKLRVPGMVQCDNCGEYKLAHRVCPECGSYKGEDVVEK, encoded by the coding sequence ATGGCAGTACCTAAGCGCAGAACGTCGACGACACGCAAGAACAAACGTCGTACGCATTTGAAACTTCGTGTCCCTGGTATGGTCCAATGTGATAATTGCGGCGAGTACAAATTGGCTCACCGTGTATGTCCTGAATGTGGTTCATACAAAGGCGAAGATGTTGTTGAAAAATAA
- a CDS encoding YceD family protein, giving the protein MTLKWSVPDLMPYKNEGLTLDETIELPEMSEQDDEIRDLSPIRITGFAEVKARLISFHLTLKGKMVLPCSITLKNVDQPFEVHTSETFRLDSSLDLEDGHGEEIHDVDNQVIDLIPFIKEAILVEKPIRVVSEEAKNQPKPEGKGWEVVTDEERKNRIDPRLEKLKQFYDD; this is encoded by the coding sequence ATGACACTGAAATGGTCGGTTCCTGATTTAATGCCGTATAAAAATGAAGGATTGACCTTGGATGAGACGATTGAACTACCCGAAATGTCGGAACAAGATGATGAAATTCGAGATCTTTCCCCTATTCGCATCACAGGATTCGCGGAAGTTAAAGCCCGCTTGATCTCATTTCATTTGACATTAAAGGGTAAAATGGTATTACCTTGTTCGATAACTCTGAAAAACGTCGATCAGCCATTTGAAGTTCATACATCGGAAACGTTTCGCCTTGACTCTTCTTTGGATTTAGAAGATGGTCATGGTGAGGAAATTCATGATGTAGACAATCAAGTGATTGACTTAATTCCGTTTATAAAAGAAGCGATTTTGGTTGAAAAACCTATACGCGTCGTGAGTGAGGAAGCCAAGAACCAACCGAAGCCGGAAGGTAAGGGATGGGAAGTGGTAACCGATGAAGAACGGAAGAATCGTATTGATCCCAGATTAGAAAAATTGAAGCAATTCTATGATGATTAA
- a CDS encoding nucleotidyltransferase — protein MKAAGVIVEYNPLHNGHLYHLQETIKQTGADVIIAVMSGNFLQRGEPAITSKWTRTKMALDAGIDLVIELPYAFATQNAEIFAGGAISILKALKVDHLCFGSEAGDVAPFMQTLEALQNHHDQYQKAIKTYMGQGNSYPTSLARAFKQLDLPADKSIDLSQPNNILGFHYIKAMSEQNHPMTVHTVKRKQAGYHDLTVSDANIASATSLRRMIFNHQGGLLSAEPYIPNFTLQRLQKEAHAGRLTEWSDFFPYLKYRLLSTNIEHLGHIYEAEEGLENRLQQNIREANTFNEFMTAIKTKRYTWTRLQRLLTHTLINVTKDRLRETLQQPSSPYIRLLGMTTQGQTYLHEIKDTLSLPLVANVNRFNHPLLTIDETAAQLYNFIVGTKPGSMTPLSEHRRHPIRRT, from the coding sequence ATGAAAGCAGCGGGCGTCATTGTTGAATATAATCCATTACATAACGGTCATTTATATCATTTACAAGAAACAATCAAACAAACCGGTGCTGATGTTATTATTGCTGTCATGAGCGGCAACTTTTTACAACGTGGTGAACCGGCGATTACATCAAAATGGACACGGACCAAAATGGCCTTGGATGCAGGTATCGATCTCGTTATTGAGTTGCCTTATGCTTTTGCAACGCAAAACGCAGAAATATTTGCTGGCGGTGCTATTTCTATCCTTAAAGCCCTTAAAGTTGATCACTTATGTTTCGGCAGTGAAGCGGGTGACGTCGCACCCTTCATGCAAACCCTTGAAGCGTTACAGAACCATCATGATCAGTATCAGAAAGCGATCAAGACTTACATGGGTCAAGGTAACAGCTACCCGACATCCCTTGCACGGGCATTCAAACAGCTTGACTTACCTGCAGACAAAAGCATTGATTTATCGCAGCCCAATAATATTCTTGGTTTTCATTATATCAAAGCTATGTCGGAACAAAATCATCCTATGACCGTTCATACCGTTAAACGCAAGCAAGCAGGTTACCATGATCTTACTGTAAGTGATGCCAATATAGCAAGTGCTACAAGTCTTCGGCGGATGATTTTTAACCATCAAGGTGGTCTGTTATCTGCAGAACCCTACATTCCTAACTTTACCCTCCAACGCCTGCAAAAAGAAGCTCACGCAGGACGTTTAACGGAATGGAGCGACTTCTTTCCCTATCTTAAATATCGTCTATTAAGTACTAATATTGAACATCTTGGACATATTTATGAAGCTGAAGAAGGATTGGAAAACCGTCTGCAGCAAAACATTCGTGAGGCCAATACATTCAATGAGTTTATGACAGCTATCAAAACCAAGCGTTATACATGGACACGGCTCCAACGCCTGCTCACACATACACTGATCAATGTAACCAAAGACAGGCTCAGAGAGACGTTGCAACAACCTTCGAGCCCCTATATACGGTTATTAGGGATGACAACTCAAGGTCAAACGTATTTACATGAGATTAAGGACACACTGTCCCTTCCCTTAGTAGCGAACGTGAATCGGTTTAACCATCCGCTCTTAACCATTGATGAGACAGCAGCCCAGTTATACAACTTTATCGTCGGAACGAAACCTGGCAGCATGACGCCGCTGTCCGAGCATCGCCGTCATCCCATTCGTCGAACATAA
- a CDS encoding SepM family pheromone-processing serine protease has protein sequence MKKRSNLLYYIVVAILVIACGLNFYHVDTYVTMPGSADEIKPMLSVEDGSESKGSYNLVTILVDQKRSNVYRYLWAKFDGNPYTQLMPAEAMTGPDENQHEREVSRLDNMTQAQQRAIYVAAKTAGLDPKLKFVGVHILNVISDMPASDKLKAGDIILKASGKDIRSSEQLQKIVKQQNKGDRLSLTIRRDDEEKTYQVPVGQFPDVYVSDDHSKQYGIGITFRDKMDVQLDRKVTIDTKNIGGPSAGLMMTLAVYDNLEPKDLTKGRKICGTGTINTDGSVGPIGGIQQKVVASDNANCDIFFAPTADNEAQDAKAAAKDIKTDMKVIPTKSFNTALNDLQKQN, from the coding sequence GTGAAAAAACGAAGCAACTTATTATATTACATTGTTGTAGCTATCTTAGTTATAGCCTGTGGTTTGAACTTCTATCATGTTGACACTTATGTGACGATGCCGGGTTCCGCCGATGAAATCAAGCCCATGCTATCCGTTGAAGATGGATCAGAGAGCAAGGGATCCTATAACTTGGTGACGATTTTAGTGGACCAAAAACGCTCGAATGTCTATCGCTATCTATGGGCAAAATTTGATGGTAATCCCTATACTCAATTAATGCCTGCTGAAGCGATGACAGGCCCGGATGAAAACCAGCATGAACGGGAAGTGAGCCGTCTAGACAACATGACTCAAGCGCAGCAAAGAGCGATTTATGTTGCAGCGAAAACAGCAGGACTTGATCCCAAGCTCAAGTTTGTCGGGGTACATATCCTTAATGTCATTTCAGACATGCCTGCAAGTGATAAGCTGAAAGCAGGCGATATTATCTTAAAGGCTAGCGGGAAGGACATCAGGAGTTCTGAACAATTACAAAAGATTGTAAAACAACAAAACAAGGGCGATCGGTTATCCCTCACGATTCGCCGAGATGATGAGGAAAAGACGTATCAAGTTCCGGTCGGCCAATTTCCCGATGTTTACGTCTCGGATGATCATTCTAAGCAATATGGGATTGGCATTACCTTTAGAGATAAAATGGATGTTCAGTTAGACCGGAAAGTGACGATAGATACAAAAAATATCGGCGGCCCTTCAGCTGGTTTAATGATGACGTTAGCGGTTTATGACAACCTGGAGCCTAAAGATCTGACCAAAGGCCGTAAAATATGTGGAACGGGAACCATTAATACGGATGGTTCGGTTGGACCCATCGGCGGCATTCAGCAGAAAGTCGTCGCCTCAGACAACGCCAATTGTGACATTTTCTTCGCACCGACGGCGGATAATGAGGCTCAAGACGCTAAAGCGGCTGCCAAAGACATTAAAACAGATATGAAAGTCATCCCGACGAAATCTTTTAACACAGCTTTAAATGACTTGCAGAAGCAAAATTAA
- a CDS encoding patatin-like phospholipase family protein: protein MKRPKIGLALGSGGAKGFAHIGVIKVLEEHNIQVDYIAGSSMGALVGSLYAIGYHYEPMFKLATTFRRNHYLDFTVPRLGFISGKKVTSLIRAITKKKTFADAAIPVQVVATNLANGERIIFEEGYLYEAIRASISIPGIFIPVQKGDMILVDGGVIDRVPVNVVKQMGADIIIAVDVASASDRSTFASFFDVIVQSIDIMQQEMVKGQEQLADVMLKPNVSGFNSKAFTNMDKIIKIGEETARHQITTIEQTIREWKGP from the coding sequence ATGAAACGACCGAAGATCGGACTTGCTTTAGGTTCAGGTGGTGCCAAGGGCTTTGCTCATATTGGCGTCATTAAAGTTTTGGAAGAACACAATATTCAAGTCGATTATATTGCGGGTTCGAGTATGGGGGCGCTTGTCGGTTCGCTGTATGCGATCGGTTACCATTATGAGCCTATGTTCAAACTGGCAACGACGTTTAGAAGAAATCATTATCTTGATTTTACTGTTCCCAGATTGGGGTTTATCTCCGGAAAGAAAGTTACGTCATTGATTCGTGCCATTACGAAGAAGAAGACTTTTGCCGATGCGGCCATTCCGGTTCAAGTTGTTGCAACGAATTTGGCTAATGGAGAGAGGATAATATTTGAGGAAGGGTACTTGTATGAAGCCATAAGAGCGAGTATTTCCATTCCAGGCATTTTCATTCCTGTTCAAAAAGGTGATATGATCTTGGTAGACGGTGGCGTTATTGATCGTGTCCCGGTTAACGTTGTTAAGCAGATGGGTGCTGATATTATCATCGCTGTTGATGTCGCTAGCGCGAGTGATCGGTCGACCTTTGCTTCTTTCTTTGATGTGATTGTGCAGAGTATTGATATCATGCAACAGGAAATGGTAAAAGGACAAGAGCAACTGGCAGATGTCATGCTAAAGCCGAATGTTAGTGGTTTTAATTCAAAAGCGTTCACAAATATGGACAAAATCATTAAAATAGGAGAGGAAACAGCGCGTCACCAAATCACGACCATTGAACAAACAATCCGGGAATGGAAGGGGCCTTAA
- the ylbJ gene encoding sporulation integral membrane protein YlbJ translates to MTTVAKIQTFTLAAIAIILAAAIVAFPKTSVDASVSGLKVWWNVVFPSLLPFFILSELLIGFGVVTFIGVLLEPIMRPIFKVPGIGGFVFVMGLASGFPAGAKFTARLYEQNQLTKTEAERLASFTNFSNPLFMSGAIAYGFFGKASLGIILMLSHYIGNICVGLLMRFYKSWERSSEETRLSPMILGKALRRMHRERMKNKQPIGQLLGDAVQSSVQTLLMVGGFIILFSVLNQLLEQLNITAVLATIVKYVFALLHITPELSSGFIPGLFEITVGARKISEIQAPLMEAVIVTSFILGFCGLSIQAQVASILAQARLDSKPFFIGRIFHGLFAAIVSGFLFMFMYREDQTSFNGADTIPVLTSPHGQLDFLSTLNVFWHDSLHWGSWVTLLSLILFVLVTASRLSSQQKPRY, encoded by the coding sequence GTGACTACTGTAGCAAAAATCCAAACGTTTACACTTGCAGCCATCGCAATCATCCTAGCTGCAGCCATTGTCGCGTTTCCAAAGACATCTGTAGATGCTTCCGTGAGCGGGCTTAAAGTATGGTGGAATGTCGTTTTTCCATCCTTGTTACCTTTTTTTATTCTGTCAGAACTGTTGATAGGTTTTGGTGTGGTCACTTTTATAGGTGTCCTTCTTGAACCTATCATGCGCCCTATTTTCAAAGTCCCCGGTATTGGTGGATTTGTCTTTGTTATGGGATTAGCTTCCGGTTTCCCGGCTGGAGCCAAATTTACTGCCCGGCTTTACGAACAAAACCAATTAACAAAAACAGAGGCCGAAAGATTAGCGAGTTTCACTAATTTTTCCAACCCATTGTTCATGTCCGGCGCGATTGCCTACGGATTTTTCGGAAAAGCATCACTAGGTATCATATTAATGTTAAGTCATTATATTGGCAATATATGTGTTGGACTGCTTATGCGTTTCTATAAATCCTGGGAGCGTTCATCGGAAGAGACGAGACTGTCTCCTATGATTTTGGGAAAAGCTTTAAGACGAATGCACCGCGAACGTATGAAAAATAAACAACCCATTGGTCAATTGCTTGGTGATGCGGTGCAATCTTCAGTGCAAACTCTTCTAATGGTTGGCGGTTTCATCATTCTATTTTCTGTCCTCAACCAACTGCTCGAACAGCTAAATATTACAGCAGTTCTTGCTACCATTGTGAAATATGTGTTTGCCTTATTGCATATCACTCCAGAATTAAGCTCTGGATTTATTCCAGGATTATTTGAAATTACGGTCGGTGCTCGAAAAATTAGTGAGATTCAAGCACCATTAATGGAAGCTGTGATTGTAACAAGCTTTATTTTAGGTTTCTGCGGGCTTTCTATTCAGGCCCAGGTCGCCAGTATTTTAGCCCAAGCCCGGTTGGACAGTAAACCTTTTTTTATTGGAAGGATATTCCACGGTTTGTTTGCGGCGATTGTTTCCGGGTTTCTTTTCATGTTCATGTACCGGGAAGACCAGACGAGTTTTAATGGCGCAGATACGATACCTGTTCTCACATCACCACACGGGCAGCTTGATTTCCTTAGCACCCTTAATGTTTTTTGGCATGATAGCCTCCATTGGGGTTCTTGGGTAACTCTACTCAGTCTTATTTTATTTGTATTGGTGACGGCGTCCCGTCTATCATCACAGCAAAAGCCCCGCTACTAA
- the coaD gene encoding pantetheine-phosphate adenylyltransferase: protein MGKTAVCPGSFDPVTLGHLDIIKRGAKIFDHVIVVVLHNNSKDGLFTVEERVNFIKESTKDLANVTVDYFHGLLVDYANQKHVDVLLRGLRAVSDFEYELKITSINKKLNDDIETFFMMTNNQYSFLSSSIVKEIASHDALVEDLVPPVVETALKAKFESPAT, encoded by the coding sequence ATGGGTAAAACAGCCGTATGTCCAGGAAGTTTTGACCCGGTTACACTAGGCCATTTGGACATCATTAAAAGAGGCGCCAAAATTTTCGACCATGTTATCGTTGTTGTTTTACATAATAACAGTAAGGACGGCTTATTTACTGTTGAAGAGCGAGTGAACTTTATAAAAGAGTCAACCAAAGATTTAGCCAATGTAACCGTCGATTATTTTCATGGATTACTGGTTGATTATGCCAATCAGAAACATGTTGATGTGTTGCTGCGGGGGCTCAGAGCTGTTTCTGACTTCGAATATGAGCTTAAAATTACATCAATCAATAAAAAATTGAATGATGATATTGAAACCTTTTTCATGATGACTAACAATCAATATTCTTTTTTAAGTTCCAGTATCGTTAAGGAAATTGCCAGTCACGATGCCCTTGTTGAGGATTTAGTACCACCCGTGGTGGAAACGGCATTAAAAGCTAAATTTGAAAGCCCTGCTACATAA
- the rsmD gene encoding 16S rRNA (guanine(966)-N(2))-methyltransferase RsmD, whose translation MRVIAGTRKGTRLKAVPGKATRPTTDKVKEALFNMIGPFFDGGRGLDLFSGSGGLGIEALSRGFDSFIFVDRAPKAVETIKTNLVTLSYMEVAEVFRNDARRALKAIVKRGLTFDVIFLDPPYSDKSLEAIMQVIAEQELLTEQGVLVVEHDANRTMADTLEPHLVLNRQQSFQSQTAIAIYQSSGGIKNG comes from the coding sequence ATGAGAGTGATCGCAGGTACACGGAAAGGCACACGGCTAAAGGCTGTCCCCGGCAAGGCAACAAGGCCGACAACTGATAAGGTCAAGGAAGCTTTGTTCAACATGATCGGACCCTTTTTCGATGGGGGTCGTGGATTAGATTTATTCTCAGGAAGCGGTGGGCTTGGTATTGAAGCACTCAGTCGCGGTTTTGATAGCTTTATTTTTGTTGATCGTGCACCGAAGGCGGTGGAAACCATCAAAACCAATCTCGTCACATTGAGTTATATGGAGGTTGCTGAGGTTTTTCGTAATGATGCCCGCCGTGCCTTAAAGGCGATTGTCAAACGGGGGCTAACGTTTGATGTCATCTTTTTAGACCCCCCTTACAGTGATAAGAGTTTAGAAGCCATTATGCAAGTGATCGCTGAGCAAGAGTTGCTTACAGAGCAGGGCGTGTTGGTTGTTGAGCATGATGCCAATCGAACCATGGCGGATACATTGGAACCCCATTTGGTTTTGAACCGTCAGCAAAGCTTTCAAAGTCAAACAGCGATCGCGATATATCAATCTTCCGGAGGGATAAAAAATGGGTAA
- a CDS encoding YlbG family protein, which translates to MDKQRIGLIVWLRHPKHAKILRRYGNVHYVSNRLNYAIVYCDEHNHQSMINALMKQKPVENVERSALYELRQEHLDHSQASEEEVNA; encoded by the coding sequence TTGGATAAACAACGAATTGGGCTCATCGTCTGGCTTCGGCATCCGAAACATGCTAAAATTCTCCGTCGTTATGGGAACGTTCATTATGTATCCAACCGATTAAACTACGCTATTGTTTATTGTGATGAACATAACCATCAATCGATGATCAATGCTTTAATGAAGCAAAAGCCGGTTGAAAATGTGGAACGTTCGGCCTTATACGAACTTCGGCAGGAGCATTTAGATCATTCTCAGGCATCCGAAGAAGAGGTAAATGCTTAG
- a CDS encoding YlbF family regulator encodes MIATMDHISLLDQAEDLVGMIAESDIAEDYRRCKQTLADDKQAQDIINRFVKLREKYDEVQRFGKYHPEYKTVINDMMEMKREVDLNDSIAAYKKAEENLESLLNEVGATMAGAVSPSIKVPNGDPFFDRGCGGGCGTGGACQCG; translated from the coding sequence ATGATTGCTACCATGGATCACATTTCGCTATTAGATCAGGCGGAAGATTTGGTAGGTATGATTGCCGAATCAGACATTGCCGAAGATTATCGCCGGTGTAAACAAACATTGGCTGACGATAAACAAGCCCAAGACATCATTAACCGATTTGTCAAATTGCGTGAGAAATATGATGAGGTACAGCGCTTCGGAAAATATCATCCCGAATACAAAACGGTAATTAATGATATGATGGAAATGAAGCGGGAAGTCGACCTGAATGATAGCATTGCTGCCTATAAGAAAGCAGAAGAGAATCTAGAATCGCTGCTTAACGAAGTTGGAGCAACGATGGCAGGTGCCGTTTCTCCATCTATTAAAGTGCCTAATGGTGATCCCTTTTTTGACCGTGGTTGCGGTGGTGGCTGTGGCACCGGCGGCGCTTGTCAATGTGGTTAA
- a CDS encoding YlbE-like family protein: MRRDIQIYLDDNPELKFFVRAHPEWYRDLRRRPENVEALKSYADQFYGRTLSQKIDRWGQQMNMVMMMLEMAKMMNATDTSGEDTQDGFDDQD, encoded by the coding sequence ATGAGGCGTGATATTCAGATTTATTTAGATGATAATCCTGAACTGAAATTTTTTGTACGGGCTCATCCTGAATGGTATCGCGATTTACGGCGCAGACCCGAAAATGTTGAGGCGTTAAAATCTTATGCTGACCAATTCTACGGACGCACATTGTCGCAAAAGATAGATCGATGGGGACAGCAAATGAATATGGTGATGATGATGTTAGAAATGGCAAAAATGATGAATGCTACTGATACAAGTGGTGAGGATACTCAGGATGGATTTGATGATCAAGACTAG
- the ylbD gene encoding YlbD family protein produces the protein MASQTTADALKQFKAFVREHPEMVQTVREEGKSWKDVFEEWVLFGEDHEIWEDYGIDIRKGEAEETSSSQGESIQHFIEFISRMDPDNVNKHLDQINGALTNIHDIITQIMPQRSHQYISSRPAHMMPQAGQQPPTFKRD, from the coding sequence ATGGCCAGTCAAACAACGGCTGATGCTTTGAAACAATTTAAAGCGTTTGTCCGTGAGCATCCAGAAATGGTTCAAACGGTTCGTGAGGAAGGTAAGTCATGGAAAGATGTTTTTGAAGAATGGGTTTTATTTGGCGAGGATCATGAAATTTGGGAAGACTATGGCATCGATATTCGTAAAGGTGAAGCTGAGGAGACGTCATCATCCCAAGGTGAATCCATCCAACACTTTATTGAGTTTATAAGTCGTATGGATCCAGACAATGTTAATAAACATTTGGATCAAATTAACGGTGCCTTAACCAACATACATGATATCATCACACAAATCATGCCTCAGCGTTCTCATCAATATATTAGCTCGCGCCCAGCGCATATGATGCCGCAAGCAGGTCAGCAGCCGCCAACGTTCAAAAGGGATTAG